The genomic window GTGCCGATGAACAAGATCTGTGTGACTCCGCGCGCCAGCCTCGGCTTCCACCAGGCTTACTACGACAAGGCCTTCACCTTCGGCATCAAGGTCACCAGCGCCGAGGGCACCTCCGATCTGATGTCCTACTATCCCGACAAGGTGAAAGACTGGATCCGCCGCAATGGCGGGCTCACCACCGACATGAAGAAGATCAAGAACGGGGTCGAGCTCTGGAAAATCATCGATCCCTGTCCGGAAGAATGGTGAGCGGTTAAACCGCGGCTTCCGCTGCCCGTCGCAGCGCAGCATCGCTCGTCCGGAAATTCGTATTGCCGCATAGGGCCCCATCGGGCAATGAGGCGGCAATGAACCACAATCCGGAAGCCCTGACCGCCCGCGCGGCGCCGATCCTGTTCGTCCTGCTCTGGAGCACCGGATTCATCGGCACGAAATACGTCGTCAACAATGCCGATCCCTTGACCTATCTCGCCATCCGCATGGCGATCGTGGTCGGCCTGATGGCGATCATCGCAGGCATCGCGCGGCCGAAATGGCCTGATGGCACCGGCATTGCGCACAGCGCGGTCGCCGGCATTCTGGTCCACGGTTTCTATCTCGGCGGCACCGCGATCGCGATCGCGCATTCGATTCCGGCCGGCCTGTCCGCGCTGATTCCGGGCCTGCAGCCGATCCTGACCTCGACCATCGCCAATCGCTGGCTCGGCGAAAAAGTGACGCCGCTGCAATGGGCCGGTCTCGTGCTCGGCCTCGGCGGGGTCGTGCTGATCCTGCACAACCGCCCGATGACCGGCGAAGCCGGGCTCGGCTGGCTCGCCTCGGTGGTCTCGCTGATCAGCATCACGCTCGGCACGCTCTATCAGCGCCGCTACTGCAATCACATCGACTGGCGCGCCGGCAATCTCGTGCAATACGTGTCCGTCACGATTTTCTTCGCGATCGGAGCTTTCCTGTTCGAAGACCGCGTGGTGCACTGGACGCGGGAATTCGTGCTTGCGCTCGCCTGGCTGGCCGTGGCGCTCTCGATCGGATCGATCGGGCTGTTGTACTGGCTGATCCGCCACGCCGCGACAACCTCGGTCGCGAGCCTGTTCTACCTGGTGCCGGCCGTGACGGCGCTGATGGCCTATCTGCTGTTCGGAGAAAAGCTGGACGCAATTGCCATTGCCGGCATGGCGCTCTGCGCCACAGCGGTCTTTGTGGTCAATCGACGCTCTTAGCGATATCCAGCGCGCACAGCCCTGACGTGTGTTGACTGTTTTCGTGCTAGGGTGGGGCATTCAACCTATTTCTTTTTCAGCGCGGTGATGTCCATGAAGAAGGCGAGGCGTGCATATGGGGTCGCTTGAGGCGCCGTTCTCGATGACCGAGGGCGGCTACGTGATCAAGAAGGTCAACGGCAGACGGGTGATCAAGCAGTTCGGCTCACCAGAAAAACGGCGGCGCTTCAACGCCGAGGACCGGCGCGGCCATCGCAGTGAATTCCGCGATCCCAAGGGCAAGCATCATCCTGGCCGGCGCGCAGCCAAACGGCGAGGGTAGGCT from Bradyrhizobium zhanjiangense includes these protein-coding regions:
- a CDS encoding DMT family transporter, with translation MNHNPEALTARAAPILFVLLWSTGFIGTKYVVNNADPLTYLAIRMAIVVGLMAIIAGIARPKWPDGTGIAHSAVAGILVHGFYLGGTAIAIAHSIPAGLSALIPGLQPILTSTIANRWLGEKVTPLQWAGLVLGLGGVVLILHNRPMTGEAGLGWLASVVSLISITLGTLYQRRYCNHIDWRAGNLVQYVSVTIFFAIGAFLFEDRVVHWTREFVLALAWLAVALSIGSIGLLYWLIRHAATTSVASLFYLVPAVTALMAYLLFGEKLDAIAIAGMALCATAVFVVNRRS